One part of the Oceanihabitans sp. IOP_32 genome encodes these proteins:
- a CDS encoding RagB/SusD family nutrient uptake outer membrane protein: MIASLSIGCNTDDLDPALEQNKDPRVSISKVDNLYALIKGAYSRMTGSGYYGRDLIVSNEVRTNNVFSNGNSGRFITEAGFNYSPTNTYFWDDAYRVISSANLVINTDLTQLEGDQDFGKHLQGQAYALRALAHFDLLKQFGQQHVTGGTTPGGIPYVTTYRTSDSSQEDLFPPRNTVEEVKTKIYEDLNSAFNLLEDTGEKNFFSKYAAKALEARVATYFGDWPRVITTAEDVINNTSFAIVPSADFVNSFASDGGNNIIFELEFSEADNQGSNSLAYIYRGSSYGDIQVIDDVLNLFEPTDVRGLGGILGYEGSMLRNLGKYPDNQGYDNVAILRYEELILNYAEALFETGGDALTQLNKIPAERGATLYAVASKENILLERRKELMFEGFYYDDLLRTGSDIEKTSAQQNILTTIPYGDHRLSWAIPRSEMDANSNMIQNKGY; the protein is encoded by the coding sequence ATGATTGCATCTTTATCAATCGGTTGTAACACTGACGATTTAGATCCAGCACTAGAACAAAATAAGGATCCAAGAGTTAGTATAAGTAAAGTTGATAATTTATACGCTCTTATAAAAGGTGCTTACAGTAGAATGACGGGGTCTGGTTATTATGGTCGAGATCTTATTGTGAGTAATGAAGTAAGAACAAACAATGTTTTTTCTAATGGTAACTCGGGTAGATTTATTACGGAAGCAGGTTTTAATTATTCTCCTACAAACACTTACTTTTGGGATGATGCTTACAGAGTAATCTCTAGCGCTAACTTGGTTATAAACACTGATTTAACACAATTAGAAGGCGATCAAGACTTTGGCAAGCATTTACAAGGCCAAGCTTATGCATTACGCGCACTTGCTCATTTTGATTTGCTAAAGCAGTTCGGACAACAACACGTTACTGGTGGAACAACACCAGGAGGTATTCCTTATGTAACAACATACCGCACAAGTGATTCTTCTCAAGAAGATTTGTTTCCTCCAAGAAATACCGTTGAAGAGGTGAAAACTAAAATTTATGAAGATTTAAATAGTGCTTTTAATTTGTTGGAAGATACTGGTGAGAAAAATTTCTTTAGTAAATATGCTGCCAAAGCTTTAGAGGCGCGGGTAGCTACTTACTTTGGTGATTGGCCTAGAGTTATTACGACTGCTGAAGACGTAATAAACAATACTAGTTTTGCAATTGTACCAAGTGCTGATTTTGTGAATTCTTTTGCCTCAGATGGTGGGAACAATATTATTTTTGAACTTGAGTTTAGTGAGGCCGACAATCAAGGCTCTAATAGTTTAGCTTACATCTATAGAGGAAGTAGCTACGGTGATATCCAAGTTATTGATGATGTACTTAATCTTTTTGAGCCAACCGATGTTAGAGGTCTGGGAGGTATTTTAGGTTATGAAGGATCCATGTTAAGAAATCTTGGTAAATATCCTGATAATCAAGGTTATGATAACGTTGCTATTTTAAGATATGAAGAGCTTATTCTTAACTACGCAGAAGCCTTGTTCGAAACCGGAGGGGATGCTTTAACTCAGTTAAATAAAATACCGGCAGAGCGTGGGGCAACTTTATATGCTGTTGCTAGTAAAGAGAATATTTTATTAGAACGAAGAAAAGAGCTTATGTTTGAAGGTTTTTATTATGATGATTTATTAAGAACTGGAAGTGATATTGAAAAAACATCAGCTCAACAAAATATTTTGACTACAATTCCATATGGAGACCACAGACTGTCTTGGGCAATTCCAAGATCTGAAATGGATGCCAATTCTAATATGATTCAGAATAAAGGCTATTAA
- a CDS encoding ribonuclease HII: MLLHNYSNKPLECGTDEAGRGCLAGPVTAAAVILPQEFTNTVLNDSKQLSEKNRVFLKPVIESGALTYGVAHVFEEEIDTINILNASILAMHKSIDNLKAMPEFIIVDGNKFKPYKGINFKTIVKGDTKYLSIAAASVLAKTYRDLYMNKIHEEFPMYNWKQNKGYPTKQHREAIKKYGITKYHRKSFKLIPEQLKLEI, from the coding sequence ATGTTGCTACATAATTATTCGAATAAGCCTTTGGAGTGCGGCACAGACGAGGCTGGCCGGGGTTGTCTCGCGGGCCCAGTAACAGCTGCTGCTGTGATTTTGCCTCAAGAGTTTACCAATACGGTTTTAAATGATTCTAAACAACTAAGTGAGAAAAACCGTGTATTTTTAAAACCAGTAATAGAATCTGGTGCTTTAACTTATGGGGTAGCCCACGTTTTTGAAGAAGAAATCGACACCATCAATATTCTTAACGCCTCTATTTTGGCCATGCACAAATCTATAGATAATTTAAAAGCAATGCCTGAGTTTATTATAGTAGATGGTAACAAATTTAAACCTTATAAGGGTATTAATTTTAAAACGATTGTTAAAGGGGATACTAAATATTTGAGTATTGCTGCGGCTTCAGTTTTAGCAAAAACCTATCGCGACCTATATATGAATAAAATACATGAGGAATTCCCAATGTATAACTGGAAACAAAATAAGGGCTATCCCACTAAACAGCATCGAGAAGCTATTAAAAAATACGGGATAACCAAATACCACAGAAAGTCGTTTAAATTGATTCCTGAACAATTAAAATTAGAAATATAA
- a CDS encoding ribonuclease HII produces MRYFCFALLLTFLSCSNNKTKRSQLIHFIPQHTIAVLKTGNIEGLKSDIQNSDLIQKLSKTTNYINLEQQLESLALLEPEGELLICFTKNKNDSLSYSIITKHHKNLFKTDSLSNYTEERLAYKNKTITKSNLNNNTFYSTVVDSIFFASSSQQLVNAAFSNSYNQTFEKFYKTTNKNKSLSVIMKTDSAFVKSFFIEDALRFKSFSNHFAVDTDISQDEILINGITKASDSSKSLINIFKGNIPQENQIQKITPSNSDGLLSFTFNDIHVFRTNLLKFNKKDSIPATTLFDNLAEIGVIYHGDKRAVVLNAIDILATKEALLSELNTLGTYRQVQIFNFSKPTLFSDSFYPLVTFNKATKYCLIDNYVVFANSMELLQNIIANYQNKTTLGERAYFKTLKENLSDESSLLLLAKPSILKKVLQDNMASNSAMALDEYKLSAIQFIYDTNFAHVNGVIKKAKIKGVQNSITETFNIKLEAALLNNPQFVTNHVTRGKEIVVQDVNNNLYLISSKGKILWKKELQGPVLGDIEQIDIYRNGKLQLAFATPKRVYVIDRNGKDVSPFPKRFADPITQPLSVFDYENNKNYRLLVTQDKKLFMYDVGGKIVSGFTFKSANNTIFCQPKHFRMGGKDYLTFKTEDKLYILDRRGHTRIVPKTSSKFSEEAVYLYNNKFTTTTSAGNLITIDTKGNTAITNLNLSDKHHVYTTSKTLVTLSDNILTIKGRPVELEFGTYSRPIIFYLNDKIYVSVTDVQAQKIYLFDSQAKSIPNFPVYGSAQIDLGNIDKDRNLEFVTTGDDNTIILYKMN; encoded by the coding sequence ATGAGATATTTTTGTTTTGCCCTGCTATTAACCTTTTTAAGTTGTTCTAATAATAAAACAAAGCGAAGTCAGTTAATTCATTTTATACCGCAGCACACTATCGCAGTTTTAAAAACGGGAAATATTGAGGGCTTAAAAAGCGATATTCAAAATAGCGATCTTATTCAAAAATTATCCAAAACCACAAACTACATTAATCTAGAACAGCAATTAGAGTCTTTAGCCCTTTTGGAGCCAGAAGGCGAATTGTTAATTTGTTTTACTAAAAATAAAAACGATAGTTTATCGTATTCAATAATAACGAAACATCATAAAAACTTGTTTAAAACAGATTCGTTATCTAATTATACCGAGGAGCGTTTAGCTTACAAAAACAAGACCATCACAAAATCAAACCTAAATAATAACACGTTTTATAGTACAGTAGTAGATAGTATTTTTTTTGCCTCATCCTCCCAACAGTTGGTCAATGCCGCTTTTTCAAATTCTTACAACCAAACATTCGAGAAGTTTTATAAAACCACGAATAAAAATAAGTCGTTATCTGTAATTATGAAAACCGATAGCGCGTTTGTTAAGTCCTTTTTTATTGAAGATGCTTTAAGGTTTAAAAGCTTCTCTAATCATTTTGCTGTAGATACCGATATTAGTCAAGATGAAATTTTAATTAACGGGATTACAAAGGCTAGCGATTCATCAAAAAGTTTAATTAATATTTTTAAAGGTAATATTCCCCAAGAAAATCAAATTCAAAAGATAACGCCCTCAAACAGTGATGGCTTATTAAGTTTCACCTTTAATGACATTCATGTTTTTAGAACGAATTTGTTAAAATTCAACAAAAAAGATTCAATTCCTGCTACAACGCTTTTTGATAACCTAGCAGAAATTGGGGTTATCTATCATGGCGATAAACGCGCTGTAGTTTTAAATGCTATCGATATTTTGGCCACCAAAGAAGCCTTGTTAAGCGAACTTAATACTCTGGGAACCTACCGGCAAGTACAAATTTTTAACTTTAGTAAACCTACTTTATTTTCAGATTCATTTTATCCCTTAGTTACATTTAATAAGGCAACAAAATACTGTTTAATAGATAATTATGTGGTGTTTGCCAACAGTATGGAGCTGCTTCAAAACATTATTGCTAATTATCAAAATAAAACCACACTAGGTGAACGCGCTTATTTTAAAACCTTAAAAGAAAATTTAAGCGACGAGTCTTCGTTGCTCTTACTTGCCAAGCCGTCTATTTTAAAAAAGGTTTTACAAGATAATATGGCGAGTAATTCTGCCATGGCGTTGGATGAATATAAACTGTCTGCCATACAGTTTATTTACGACACTAACTTTGCACACGTTAATGGGGTTATTAAAAAGGCGAAAATAAAAGGTGTTCAAAACTCAATTACCGAAACGTTTAATATCAAATTGGAAGCCGCATTATTAAACAACCCGCAGTTTGTTACGAACCATGTAACTAGAGGAAAGGAAATTGTAGTTCAAGATGTTAATAATAACTTGTATTTAATTTCTAGTAAAGGAAAAATACTCTGGAAGAAAGAATTACAAGGCCCTGTTTTAGGAGATATCGAGCAAATAGATATCTATAGAAATGGCAAGCTTCAACTTGCATTTGCGACTCCAAAACGGGTTTACGTAATAGATAGAAATGGTAAAGATGTTTCTCCTTTTCCTAAGCGATTTGCAGACCCGATTACACAGCCATTATCTGTTTTCGATTACGAGAATAATAAAAATTACAGATTGCTTGTAACTCAGGATAAAAAGCTTTTTATGTATGATGTTGGCGGTAAAATTGTAAGTGGCTTTACCTTTAAATCTGCTAATAATACTATTTTTTGTCAGCCTAAACATTTTAGAATGGGTGGCAAAGACTATTTAACCTTTAAAACCGAAGATAAACTTTATATTTTAGACCGCAGAGGCCATACTAGAATAGTCCCTAAAACCTCAAGCAAATTTTCAGAGGAAGCCGTTTATTTATACAACAATAAGTTTACCACAACCACGAGTGCTGGCAATTTAATCACAATAGATACAAAAGGAAATACAGCGATTACAAATTTAAACCTTTCAGATAAGCACCATGTCTACACTACCAGTAAAACTTTAGTTACACTTAGTGATAATATTTTAACAATAAAGGGTAGGCCCGTCGAGCTAGAATTTGGAACATATTCAAGACCCATAATTTTTTATTTAAACGATAAAATATATGTATCGGTAACCGATGTTCAAGCTCAAAAAATATACCTTTTTGACAGTCAGGCGAAATCCATTCCAAATTTTCCGGTTTATGGAAGCGCTCAAATAGACTTGGGTAATATCGATAAAGATCGAAATCTTGAATTTGTTACAACTGGCGATGATAATACCATAATTTTGTATAAAATGAATTAA
- a CDS encoding nucleoid-associated protein encodes MISRKNASISKFIIHKVGNKFNDTKNAFSDKTVDFDEPSYDLMLPFLLRPFGSVVQSYRFNHHADIALNEINSYATQIFNEDDAFIEVSKHIVTHLYEQSTSAQIKTGDVLIVMFEGIEYGEKTTNAIGIFKIENKVNFFQTYLENNSYDVLVQKGISSKKIDKGCLILNQSDTEGKIILSVDNNGYDAQYWTNQFLNIKYADDANNHTQQYLGLCKEFSSEILKTSYGAQEQNTFLAKTIDFFKENEVVNIEVFKEELFEDEKQIREFEDYKKEYEDEQNILIRNQFDVAEKVVTKEKRKIKSDIKLDTNIQIKLDIDAPDASAEYLERGYDDEKKMHYYKVFFNTEA; translated from the coding sequence ATGATTTCAAGAAAAAATGCTTCAATTTCGAAGTTTATTATCCATAAAGTTGGCAACAAATTTAACGATACAAAAAATGCATTTTCAGACAAAACAGTAGATTTCGATGAGCCCAGCTACGATTTAATGCTTCCTTTTTTATTAAGACCCTTTGGGAGCGTAGTGCAGAGTTATCGATTTAATCATCATGCCGATATTGCTTTAAATGAAATTAATAGTTACGCCACGCAAATTTTTAATGAAGACGATGCGTTTATTGAAGTTTCAAAACATATTGTAACGCATTTATACGAACAATCAACATCGGCTCAAATTAAAACAGGCGATGTATTAATTGTGATGTTTGAAGGCATTGAATACGGCGAGAAGACAACCAATGCCATCGGGATTTTTAAAATTGAAAATAAGGTGAATTTTTTTCAAACCTATTTAGAAAATAACAGTTACGATGTCTTGGTACAAAAGGGAATTAGTTCTAAAAAAATTGATAAGGGCTGTTTAATTTTAAACCAAAGTGACACCGAGGGTAAAATTATTCTGAGTGTTGATAATAATGGTTATGATGCGCAGTACTGGACCAATCAATTTTTAAATATTAAGTACGCCGATGATGCCAACAACCATACGCAACAATACTTAGGGCTTTGTAAAGAGTTCTCTTCCGAGATTCTTAAAACGAGCTATGGTGCTCAAGAGCAAAACACATTTTTAGCAAAAACGATCGATTTTTTCAAGGAAAATGAAGTTGTAAATATTGAAGTGTTTAAAGAAGAACTGTTTGAAGACGAAAAGCAAATACGAGAGTTTGAAGACTACAAAAAAGAATATGAAGACGAACAAAATATCCTTATTCGAAACCAGTTTGACGTTGCCGAAAAAGTCGTAACCAAAGAAAAACGCAAAATTAAAAGCGATATTAAATTAGATACCAACATACAGATAAAACTGGATATTGATGCTCCTGATGCCTCGGCAGAATATTTAGAACGTGGCTACGACGACGAGAAAAAAATGCATTATTATAAGGTGTTTTTTAATACCGAGGCTTAG
- a CDS encoding SDR family NAD(P)-dependent oxidoreductase, which produces MSNIIITGTSRGIGFELVKLFAQAGHNVLALSRNDKPIKDLQLENVVPMAFDLSDPEAFVKAETFVKENWKQVDILINNAGVLINKPFAKTTILDFEQVYRTNVFGVAELTRLILPFMPTKSHVVTISSMGGVQGSMKFPGLAAYSSSKAAVITLTELLAEEYKAQDIAFNVLALGAVQTEMLEEAFPGLKASTSALEMAEYIFDFALNGNKYYNGKMLQVSNSTP; this is translated from the coding sequence ATGAGTAACATAATAATTACGGGAACCAGTAGAGGTATTGGTTTTGAATTAGTAAAACTATTTGCGCAAGCTGGCCATAACGTCTTGGCACTTTCACGAAACGATAAACCAATTAAAGATTTACAATTGGAGAATGTTGTTCCTATGGCTTTTGATTTATCGGATCCTGAAGCCTTTGTTAAAGCCGAAACGTTTGTAAAAGAAAATTGGAAGCAGGTAGATATACTCATTAACAATGCAGGCGTACTTATCAATAAACCTTTTGCCAAAACCACCATATTAGACTTCGAGCAAGTTTACAGAACCAACGTTTTTGGAGTTGCAGAATTAACGCGACTTATCCTTCCATTTATGCCCACTAAAAGCCATGTAGTTACTATTAGCTCTATGGGTGGAGTTCAAGGTAGCATGAAGTTTCCAGGGCTGGCAGCTTATAGCTCTAGTAAAGCAGCTGTGATCACTTTAACCGAATTGTTAGCCGAAGAATACAAAGCACAAGACATTGCGTTTAATGTGCTAGCCTTAGGTGCTGTGCAAACCGAAATGCTGGAGGAAGCCTTCCCTGGTCTTAAAGCATCGACTAGCGCTTTAGAAATGGCTGAGTATATTTTCGATTTCGCTTTAAACGGAAACAAATATTATAACGGTAAAATGCTACAAGTTTCTAATTCGACCCCTTAA
- a CDS encoding M28 family metallopeptidase, protein MKKLLSILSVVVLLSCGANEKTSEHNQSNTATHAILEKNIKENLEYLTSDELEGRSTGSKGIEKAAVFLEEYFKKNSIKPYFETYRDSFNIKEQDIMGYNIIGYVEGNDPKLKNEFVILGAHYDHIGYGKKINGDSIANGANDDASGTVAILEWANHFNTSKTNKRSILFTLFSAEEIGLKGSSHLAERLKAENLNLYTMINLEMVGVPRAKENIMAYITGYEKSNMAKKLNTYAEKEIIGFLPKAEEFRLFMRSDNYPFYKLFNTPAHAISTFDFTNFEYYHHVDDEADKMDFKHLTNFINAMTPALEGMVNAPTQEIKLNHE, encoded by the coding sequence ATGAAAAAACTACTAAGTATTTTAAGCGTTGTCGTTCTTTTAAGCTGTGGGGCAAACGAAAAAACCAGCGAGCATAATCAAAGCAACACTGCGACTCATGCGATATTAGAAAAAAACATCAAGGAAAATTTAGAATATTTAACCTCAGATGAATTAGAAGGTCGTTCTACAGGCAGCAAAGGCATTGAAAAAGCAGCTGTTTTTCTAGAGGAATACTTCAAAAAAAACTCGATTAAACCGTATTTTGAAACCTACAGAGATAGTTTTAATATCAAGGAACAAGATATTATGGGCTATAATATTATAGGTTATGTTGAAGGTAACGACCCCAAATTAAAAAACGAATTTGTTATTCTCGGGGCCCATTACGATCATATTGGCTATGGAAAAAAAATAAATGGCGACAGCATCGCTAATGGTGCAAACGACGATGCCTCTGGCACGGTAGCCATTTTAGAATGGGCCAATCATTTTAACACGAGTAAAACAAATAAACGAAGTATACTTTTTACCCTGTTTTCTGCTGAAGAAATCGGTTTAAAAGGCTCCAGTCATTTGGCTGAACGGCTAAAAGCAGAAAACCTTAATTTATACACCATGATTAATTTAGAAATGGTGGGAGTTCCCAGAGCAAAGGAAAACATTATGGCTTATATTACAGGTTACGAAAAATCGAACATGGCCAAAAAACTAAATACTTACGCCGAAAAAGAAATTATTGGATTCCTTCCAAAAGCAGAAGAGTTTCGACTTTTCATGAGATCGGATAACTATCCGTTTTACAAGCTTTTTAATACTCCAGCACATGCCATCTCTACCTTCGATTTCACTAATTTTGAGTACTACCACCATGTAGACGACGAGGCCGACAAAATGGATTTTAAACACCTTACCAACTTTATTAATGCCATGACTCCTGCCCTAGAAGGTATGGTAAATGCTCCAACACAAGAAATAAAATTAAACCATGAGTAA
- a CDS encoding pyruvate dehydrogenase complex dihydrolipoamide acetyltransferase produces the protein MAIVVNMPRLSDTMEEGTVAAWLKKVGDKVEEGDILAEIETDKATMEFESFNEGTLLHIGVQEGETTKVDALLAIIGDEGEDISELIKTTGNASAETQKNEESKSTPDNPEAETDTQNSAETSNLPEGVTLVTMPRLSDTMEEGTVATWLKKVGDTVEEGDILAEIETDKATMEFESFQSGTLLEIGLQEGESAKVDALLAIIGPAGTDVSGIAKNFTAATQATKTEETPKPQKLETAKPDTQTAPRTAEKTEKSVTTSTAQTNGRIFASPLAKKIAKEKGINLSQVRGTGENGRIVKSDVENFTPAATSTATVGKFVPTGQEDFEDISNSQMRKAIAKALTNSKYSAPHYYLSVEFDMDNAIAFREQFNSIPDTKISYNDIIVKACALALKQHPQVNSQWFPDKMRLNNHVHIGVAVAVPDGLVVPVVRFANEQSLQQINAKVKELAGKARNKKLTPQEMEGSTFTVSNLGMFGIDTFTSIINQPNSAILSVGNIVEKPVVKNGQIVVGNTMKLSLACDHRTVDGATGAQFLQTLKGYIENPVTLLV, from the coding sequence ATGGCAATAGTAGTAAATATGCCGCGTTTAAGCGACACCATGGAAGAAGGTACAGTTGCGGCTTGGTTAAAAAAAGTTGGCGATAAAGTAGAAGAAGGTGATATTTTAGCCGAAATTGAAACAGATAAAGCCACTATGGAATTCGAATCCTTTAACGAAGGCACACTGCTGCACATAGGTGTTCAAGAAGGCGAAACAACCAAGGTAGATGCCCTTTTAGCTATTATTGGCGACGAAGGTGAAGATATATCAGAGTTAATAAAGACAACTGGTAACGCTTCCGCGGAAACGCAAAAAAATGAGGAATCCAAATCAACTCCAGATAATCCTGAAGCTGAGACAGATACGCAAAACTCAGCAGAGACCTCAAATTTACCAGAGGGTGTTACACTAGTTACCATGCCACGTTTAAGCGATACCATGGAAGAAGGTACCGTAGCCACTTGGCTAAAAAAAGTTGGTGACACGGTTGAAGAAGGTGATATTTTAGCTGAAATCGAAACCGATAAGGCAACCATGGAATTTGAATCGTTCCAATCGGGAACCCTACTAGAAATAGGACTGCAAGAAGGCGAATCTGCTAAAGTAGATGCATTATTAGCCATTATAGGCCCAGCAGGAACAGACGTATCTGGTATTGCTAAAAATTTCACAGCAGCTACTCAAGCCACTAAAACTGAAGAAACTCCAAAACCACAAAAATTGGAAACTGCAAAGCCAGACACTCAAACCGCGCCGAGAACAGCAGAAAAAACAGAAAAATCAGTTACGACCTCAACTGCGCAAACAAACGGAAGAATATTTGCTTCACCTCTAGCTAAAAAAATAGCTAAAGAAAAAGGCATAAACCTATCTCAAGTAAGAGGTACTGGTGAAAACGGAAGAATCGTTAAAAGTGATGTTGAAAACTTTACTCCAGCAGCAACATCTACCGCAACGGTTGGTAAATTTGTACCTACTGGTCAAGAAGATTTCGAAGACATTTCGAATTCGCAAATGCGTAAAGCTATTGCAAAGGCCTTAACCAATTCTAAATACTCAGCGCCACATTACTATTTAAGTGTGGAGTTCGACATGGACAATGCTATAGCTTTCCGTGAGCAATTTAACTCCATTCCAGATACAAAAATATCTTATAACGATATTATTGTTAAGGCTTGTGCTTTAGCCCTAAAACAACATCCGCAGGTAAACTCGCAATGGTTCCCAGATAAAATGCGCTTAAACAACCATGTACATATTGGCGTTGCTGTTGCTGTACCAGATGGCTTAGTCGTACCTGTTGTAAGATTTGCAAACGAACAGAGCCTGCAACAAATAAATGCCAAAGTTAAAGAACTTGCTGGCAAAGCGAGAAATAAAAAATTAACACCCCAAGAAATGGAAGGCAGTACGTTTACCGTTTCTAATTTAGGCATGTTTGGCATAGACACCTTCACCTCCATTATTAACCAACCAAACTCTGCAATTCTCTCTGTTGGAAATATTGTGGAAAAACCAGTGGTTAAAAACGGACAAATAGTTGTGGGCAATACGATGAAATTATCTTTGGCATGCGATCACAGAACGGTTGATGGGGCAACCGGCGCACAGTTCCTACAAACTTTAAAAGGATATATAGAAAACCCTGTAACCTTATTAGTTTAA